One [Limnothrix rosea] IAM M-220 DNA segment encodes these proteins:
- the ribE gene encoding riboflavin synthase, translated as MFTGLIQALGTVKALGGDRFEIQILPDGAAQIMADLAIGDSVAVDGVCLTVEIILEQGFVATASPETLKRTILGEAVERAGRVNIETSLRVGSKIGGHFVTGHVDSIGSLDKSVQTAQAWEMWFTHNRANEDTWWENVAPCLVPKGSIAVNGISLTIAECDRQGHWFKVAVIPHTYAETNLIYLKSGNWVNLEGDVLGKYVQRFISYQNPAQNPPITNDFLAEHGYL; from the coding sequence GTGTTTACTGGACTCATTCAAGCTCTCGGTACAGTGAAAGCCCTCGGCGGCGATCGCTTTGAAATTCAGATTTTGCCCGATGGCGCTGCACAGATTATGGCAGATTTGGCGATCGGCGATAGCGTTGCCGTAGACGGTGTTTGTCTGACCGTCGAAATTATTTTAGAGCAAGGATTTGTCGCCACAGCCTCCCCCGAAACCCTCAAACGCACCATCCTTGGCGAAGCCGTAGAACGAGCAGGACGAGTCAATATCGAAACATCCCTGCGCGTCGGCAGTAAAATCGGCGGCCACTTTGTCACTGGCCACGTAGATAGCATCGGCAGCCTTGATAAATCCGTACAAACCGCCCAAGCATGGGAAATGTGGTTCACCCACAACCGCGCCAATGAAGATACATGGTGGGAAAACGTTGCGCCTTGCCTTGTCCCCAAAGGGAGCATCGCCGTTAACGGTATTAGTCTGACCATTGCCGAGTGCGATCGCCAAGGTCATTGGTTTAAAGTCGCCGTTATTCCCCATACCTACGCCGAAACAAATTTGATTTATCTGAAATCTGGTAACTGGGTAAACCTTGAAGGAGATGTCCTCGGAAAATATGTCCAGCGCTTTATTAGCTATCAAAATCCCGCTCAAAATCCCCCTATCACCAACGATTTTCTGGCAGAACACGGTTATTTATAA
- a CDS encoding J domain-containing protein, translated as MSSSPDHYKALNISPRATQQEIKTAYRKLAKQFHPDVCTTTATENGQERIVEINHAYEILGDVQQRKQYDRDRNASTFRGIRSAQGVTVKPRRSNEPDLDVWLKKIYRPLNHTIHAVIDPLEEQIEMLSADPFDDELMQEFMDYLEASQAALEKAQNIFQSLPNPANVARVARDLYYCLNHLSDGLEQFQWFTLNYSEDYLHTGQEMFRRADTFSWQVRQAIAELG; from the coding sequence ATGTCGTCTTCCCCAGACCACTACAAAGCCCTAAATATTTCGCCGCGGGCAACGCAGCAGGAAATTAAAACAGCCTACCGCAAACTAGCCAAGCAATTTCACCCAGATGTTTGCACTACAACGGCGACAGAAAATGGTCAAGAGCGCATTGTTGAGATTAACCATGCCTACGAAATTCTTGGGGATGTCCAGCAGCGCAAGCAATACGACCGCGATCGCAATGCTTCGACATTTCGGGGGATTCGTTCGGCTCAGGGAGTAACAGTCAAGCCGCGCCGCTCCAATGAACCGGATTTAGATGTGTGGCTGAAAAAGATTTATCGTCCGCTCAATCACACTATTCATGCGGTGATTGATCCTCTAGAGGAGCAAATCGAAATGTTGTCGGCGGATCCGTTTGATGATGAGCTGATGCAAGAATTTATGGATTATTTAGAAGCGTCTCAAGCGGCTCTAGAGAAAGCTCAAAATATTTTTCAATCCTTGCCAAATCCTGCCAATGTGGCTCGCGTTGCCCGCGATCTTTATTATTGTCTGAATCATCTTAGTGATGGGCTAGAACAATTTCAGTGGTTCACACTAAATTACAGCGAGGATTATCTCCACACGGGTCAGGAAATGTTTCGACGCGCAGATACTTTTTCATGGCAGGTACGGCAGGCGATCGCCGAATTGGGTTAG